In bacterium, the following are encoded in one genomic region:
- a CDS encoding TIGR02391 family protein, whose amino-acid sequence MNKTIPVFTANAIEQISRVLGEAVTGGEIEPILRQCRIVERPSESDTKWRRIRSTLFGQQKQDQCANAICSFIESVMDPVRFVDRPDRFESLRADLNKTLAFSGLSLNQRGQLERVSAASTLSEAEERARTLRHKLQGRNVHHEVLQYCRSELIQDNYFHAVLEAAKSVAERVRNNTGLTTDGAILVDEAFSVKHPLLALNKLETDSEQSEQKGFVNLLKGIFGVFRNPHAHAPKAVWPLDEQDAIDLLTMVSYVHRKLDRCIRTPFKARAKSSDDL is encoded by the coding sequence ATGAACAAGACTATTCCAGTATTCACTGCAAATGCTATTGAACAGATATCCAGAGTTTTGGGAGAAGCTGTAACCGGTGGTGAAATCGAACCAATTCTACGTCAATGTCGAATCGTGGAGCGTCCGTCCGAATCGGACACAAAGTGGCGGCGGATTCGCTCAACTCTTTTCGGTCAGCAAAAGCAAGACCAATGTGCAAATGCCATATGCTCGTTTATAGAGTCAGTTATGGACCCAGTTCGTTTTGTTGACAGGCCTGATAGATTTGAATCATTGCGAGCTGATCTGAACAAAACGCTGGCCTTTTCCGGATTGTCACTAAACCAAAGGGGTCAACTAGAGAGAGTTTCTGCAGCATCAACCTTGAGCGAAGCGGAAGAGCGGGCAAGAACCCTTCGTCACAAATTGCAGGGGCGAAATGTTCATCATGAAGTGCTTCAGTATTGCCGTTCAGAGCTCATACAAGACAACTATTTCCATGCTGTGTTGGAGGCGGCCAAGAGCGTCGCCGAGCGAGTCAGGAATAATACCGGCCTGACCACTGATGGAGCTATCCTAGTTGACGAAGCGTTTTCTGTTAAACATCCACTATTGGCGTTGAATAAACTTGAAACCGACAGTGAACAATCTGAACAGAAGGGATTTGTGAACTTATTAAAAGGAATATTTGGTGTATTTCGGAACCCACATGCACATGCACCAAAAGCAGTTTGGCCCTTAGATGAGCAGGATGCCATCGATCTATTGACCATGGTTTCGTACGTTCATCGAAAGTTAGATAGGTGCATACGAACACCATTCAAAGCGCGCGCAAAGAGTAGTGATGACCTGTAA